Proteins from one Sabethes cyaneus chromosome 2, idSabCyanKW18_F2, whole genome shotgun sequence genomic window:
- the LOC128738728 gene encoding uncharacterized protein LOC128738728, with the protein MNGYADLSSNIENSRNCLRRIARHDDQEFSNQSILNAMEKFVKTVNAMEETILVPCRLMDRKVGDSTDTMPVEQKQHSHHYGKKTGKTSVRDALNTSDLFRLYNMLNMVKVDLLWGRQDSEETAETAEQSADKNLARYKQKSASPAPAPQQPVEQPVLNNNSSSSPVSDTAGSSVKGHIRRPSTVSTTSTNSVSTLSDSESEISAENDSGIESEGSVDQDKSIELAKQFRTHLMGLYRSLEQMTEAANYLTARYQSDVGPV; encoded by the exons ATGAACGGATACGCAGACCTGTCCAGCAACATAGAAAACAGCCG gaatTGCCTGCGACGGATTGCCCGACATGACGATCAGGAATTCTCGAACCAAAGCATTCTCAACGCCATGGAGAAGTTTGTCAAGACAGTCAATGCCATGGAAGAGACGATACTGGTGCCCTGCCGGTTAATGGACCGGAAG GTTGGCGATTCCACCGACACAATGCCCGTGGAACAGAAGCAACATTCCCATCATTACGGCAAGAAAACCGGCAAAACGTCCGTTCGGGACGCTCTGAACACATCGGACCTGTTTCGGCTCTACAATATGCTGAACATGGTCAAGGTGGATCTGCTCTGGGGTCGTCAAGATTCGGAAGAAACTGCCGAGACGGCGGAACAGAGCGCAGATAAGAACTTGGCCCGGTACAAGCAGAAATCGGCATCGCCGGCTCCGGCGCCACAGCAGCCGGTGGAGCAGCCTGTTCTGaataacaacagcagcagcagtccgGTGAGTGATACGGCAGGTAGTAGTGTCAAGGGTCACATTCGTCGTCCGAGCACCGTGTCGACGACTTCCACCAACAGCGTCAGCACACTGAGCGATTCCGAGAGCGAAATCAGCGCCGAGAACGATTCCGGAATCGAGTCAGAGGGCAGCGTAGATCAGGATAAAAGCATCGAGCTGGCCAAACAGTTCCGAACGCACCTGATGGGGTTGTACCGATCGCTGGAACAGATGACCGAGGCGGCTAACTACTTGACGGCTCGGTACCAGAGCGACGTCGGGCCGGTCTAG